Proteins encoded within one genomic window of Chitinophaga parva:
- a CDS encoding FecR family protein, with the protein MYNKELEALFQRYRKNELTEEELHRLFEWLQSHEHDEQLKAMLDNAWDEQPAVAAGAGSKPPVHPMKRWWPRMAAAILALCMGAGAYFLWRPHPAPVLAWHTESNAAGQSPRRVELPDHSTVWLNAGTTLQYQQDFAGRERLVKLEGEACFDVASDPAKPFAVAAGAVQARVLGTRFNVSNYPADRRIAVTVLSGKVAVQDAPANQPVTLGPLQEATYQGAAFTVSTVEDSSNVAWTRGELVFHKTPLQQVVRILQTRFNKKIVVNAALQQCVFYGDFTQETLPEILSSMAIALNGHAREANGTWYIDGKGCF; encoded by the coding sequence ATGTACAACAAAGAGCTGGAAGCCCTTTTCCAACGGTATAGGAAGAATGAGCTGACGGAAGAAGAACTGCACCGATTATTTGAATGGCTGCAGTCACATGAGCACGATGAGCAATTAAAAGCAATGCTGGACAATGCCTGGGACGAGCAACCCGCGGTAGCAGCAGGAGCCGGCAGCAAGCCGCCCGTTCACCCAATGAAGCGATGGTGGCCCCGTATGGCGGCCGCGATCCTGGCCCTTTGCATGGGCGCAGGCGCTTACTTTTTATGGAGGCCCCACCCGGCCCCCGTGCTGGCATGGCATACAGAAAGCAATGCCGCCGGACAGTCCCCGCGCCGCGTGGAGCTGCCCGATCACAGTACTGTGTGGCTCAACGCCGGCACCACCCTGCAATACCAGCAGGACTTTGCAGGCCGCGAGCGCCTGGTAAAACTGGAGGGTGAAGCCTGCTTTGATGTGGCAAGCGATCCTGCCAAACCTTTTGCTGTAGCCGCTGGAGCCGTGCAGGCCCGCGTGCTGGGCACCCGTTTTAATGTTAGCAATTATCCCGCAGACCGGCGTATAGCCGTTACCGTGCTTTCCGGTAAAGTAGCGGTGCAGGACGCGCCTGCAAACCAGCCTGTCACGCTGGGCCCCCTCCAGGAGGCCACTTACCAGGGGGCTGCCTTTACCGTGTCCACCGTGGAAGACAGTAGCAACGTTGCCTGGACCCGGGGGGAACTGGTATTTCATAAAACGCCGCTGCAACAGGTGGTACGCATCCTGCAAACCCGGTTCAATAAAAAGATTGTGGTCAATGCAGCCCTGCAGCAATGTGTGTTCTATGGCGATTTTACACAGGAAACCCTGCCGGAGATCCTTTCCAGCATGGCAATAGCGCTCAACGGTCATGCCCGGGAAGCCAACGGTACCTGGTACATTGACGGCAAAGGCTGTTTCTGA
- a CDS encoding RNA polymerase sigma factor: MDTLPTVAPDIIARLRSGDEAAFATVYASYYHQLCYFVGSIVKCRHTAEEVVQDVLTKVWLHRAQIDPDKPFAHWVRTIARNATFDHLKKIARDRSLQNEVWHAVQFHKGQPADSAIHFKEYHRLYQQAISILPPQQQKVFTLSRTHALTHDEIALELGISANTVRNHMAAALVAVRRYFKTHAGCWLPLLLVLICS; the protein is encoded by the coding sequence ATGGATACGTTACCAACTGTTGCACCGGATATTATCGCACGCTTGCGCAGCGGCGATGAAGCTGCCTTTGCAACGGTATATGCATCTTATTATCACCAACTCTGCTATTTTGTGGGCAGCATTGTAAAGTGCCGCCACACCGCCGAAGAGGTCGTACAGGATGTACTCACCAAGGTATGGCTGCACCGCGCACAGATAGACCCGGACAAGCCTTTTGCCCACTGGGTGCGCACCATTGCCCGCAACGCTACCTTTGACCATCTCAAGAAAATAGCCCGCGACCGCTCCCTGCAAAATGAGGTGTGGCACGCCGTGCAATTCCATAAAGGACAACCTGCTGATAGCGCTATACATTTTAAAGAGTATCACCGTCTTTACCAACAGGCTATTTCCATTTTACCACCACAGCAACAAAAGGTATTTACCCTGAGCCGTACCCACGCCCTTACCCATGATGAAATTGCACTGGAACTCGGCATTTCTGCCAATACCGTGCGCAATCATATGGCGGCTGCCCTGGTGGCCGTGCGCCGTTATTTTAAAACCCACGCGGGTTGCTGGCTGCCCTTACTGCTGGTACTGATCTGTAGCTGA